A window of Candidatus Aminicenantes bacterium contains these coding sequences:
- a CDS encoding 3-phosphoglycerate dehydrogenase produces MKQKVLVATVKPFHPDAVTGIRDISDEAGYEMVLLESYANQAEFEAAVADADALIIRSDKVTPEVIAAADRLKIVVRAGAGYDNVDLDAATAKGIVVMNTPGQNANAVAELAMGMMVYLARNGFNGKAGTELRGKTLGIHAFGNVGRDVARIAGGFGMDVFAFDPFVEDAVIRAEGVTPLGSVEELYSQCQYVSLHIPANEKTRGSINRDLLARMPEGAVLVNTARKEVVCEESLREIFRKRPDFKYISDVAPDCKDEIAAEFAGRFFFTPKKMGAQTTEANINAGLAAIRQIIAFFEKGDRTFQVNR; encoded by the coding sequence ATGAAGCAAAAAGTATTGGTGGCAACGGTAAAGCCTTTCCATCCCGACGCCGTGACGGGCATCCGCGATATCAGCGATGAAGCTGGATATGAGATGGTTTTATTGGAATCTTATGCGAATCAGGCCGAATTTGAGGCCGCAGTAGCGGATGCGGACGCGTTGATCATACGCAGCGACAAGGTCACTCCCGAAGTGATCGCCGCTGCAGACCGATTAAAGATCGTTGTCCGTGCCGGAGCCGGGTACGACAATGTTGACCTTGATGCCGCCACAGCCAAAGGGATTGTGGTCATGAATACGCCGGGACAGAACGCCAATGCGGTAGCCGAATTGGCCATGGGCATGATGGTTTACCTGGCTCGGAACGGATTTAACGGCAAGGCCGGCACCGAGCTGCGGGGAAAAACCCTGGGCATCCACGCATTCGGCAATGTGGGTCGTGATGTGGCGCGTATTGCCGGGGGATTCGGCATGGACGTATTTGCTTTTGATCCATTCGTCGAGGACGCGGTCATCCGTGCGGAAGGAGTCACTCCGCTGGGATCCGTGGAAGAACTCTATTCTCAATGCCAATACGTTTCGTTGCATATTCCCGCCAACGAAAAAACCCGGGGTTCCATCAACCGGGACCTGCTCGCCCGTATGCCTGAAGGCGCGGTACTGGTCAACACCGCGCGCAAAGAAGTGGTATGCGAAGAGTCATTGCGGGAAATCTTTCGGAAACGCCCGGATTTCAAGTACATTTCCGATGTGGCTCCGGACTGTAAAGACGAGATCGCCGCTGAATTTGCGGGACGGTTCTTTTTTACGCCCAAGAAGATGGGCGCGCAAACCACGGAAGCCAATATCAATGCCGGCCTGGCGGCCATCCGGCAGATCATCGCTTTTTTTGAGAAAGGAGACCGCACCTTCCAGGTCAATCGCTGA